In Podospora pseudopauciseta strain CBS 411.78 chromosome 3, whole genome shotgun sequence, one genomic interval encodes:
- the ARP5 gene encoding Actin-related protein 5 (COG:Z; BUSCO:EOG09260QNB; EggNog:ENOG503NVG1), whose product MAALRTGLTTSILLFGKAIISLLLATSFPSTLHPVQNHTKIPSRISTKLVNISPETLRCALPYTCHLRLAAMAPSAMEGVVSTRDAWMTLPPPTLHPVKEARFEKYLEPQTDGRKRALALPQGQAAIVIDNGSYNVRAGWSFEDKPRLSIPPIMSKYRDRKLAKTFSFAGQDCYADTTARGHIRNAFEAGTGIVSNWDVMEHVLDHIFIKLGMNGVEGGIDMPIVMTEAVANFPYSRKSMAEIIFECYQAPSLVTGIDSLFSYRHNKGDTGLVVSSSYSSTHLIPIYNQKPMLAQATRLNWGGWHEAEYLLKLIKLKYHTGFPGKLNASQAEQMVRDFCYVSLDYDKELSGYLEWTGLEDRERIVQYPYTEEVIIQKSEEELARIAERKKESGRRLQEQAAKMRLERLMKKEEELEYYKDVQRRLVDQTKKETKRILDDAEVKDEAQLEKIIKELEKTIKKQRTKDLGEPEEEQEAPDFSLLDVPDDQLDEAGIKQKRQQRLLKSNHDARARARAEKEAEKARIAEEARLDEERRTNDLEAWLEDKRQARLAKLAQIKERDRLKADLGNRKSLASQIRMKNIANLASDTPTGGSRKRRRGGDDDDFGADDADWGVYRSVAIGANKGDSDDDEEGEEDLEAAVRALEADLLEYDKDFTYENTLEAQNDWSKSLLHAFRYGPRPFDPSNPAETHRLHLNVERIRVPEVIFQPSAIAGVDQAGIVEIAGDILNQRLMGLGGEEYRDEFLRDVFLTGGNTLFENFDERLRRGLMGLLPAGSELRVRRAGDAVLDAWRGAAGWAGTGECRRARVTRQEYEEKGGEYMKEHDLGNAFAG is encoded by the exons ATGGCGGCGTTGCGCACTGGACTTACAACTTCCATCTTGCTCTTTGGCAAAGCAATAATATCTCTTTTACTAGCAACCAGTTTTCCAAGTACGTTACATCCGGTCCAGAATCATACCAAAATCCCCTCGAGAATTTCTACCAAACTCGTCAACATATCACCAGAAACCTTACGTTGCGCGCTTCCGTACACCTGCCATCTGCGACTCGCAGCAATGGCGCCCTCGGCAATGGAAGGGGTTGTCAGCACACGGGATGCCTGGATGaccctcccaccaccgacaTTGCACCCGGTCAAGGAAGCCAGATTCGAGAAATACCTCGAGCCACAAACAGACGGCCGCAAGCGCGCCCTAGCCTTGCCTCAAGGGCAGGCCGCGATTGTCATTGATAATG GCTCCTACAATGTCCGCGCAGGCTGGTCCTTCGAGGACAAACCCCGATTGTCCATCCCCCCGATCATGTCCAAGTACCGAGATCGCAAGTTAGCCAAGACCTTTTCGTTCGCCGGCCAGGACTGCTACGCCGACACCACTGCGAGGGGACATATCCGCAATGCGTTCGAGGCCGGGACTGGCATCGTAAGCAACTGGGATGTGATGGAGCATGTTTTGGACCACATCTTCATCAAGCTTGGCATGAATGGGGTGGAGGGCGGGATTGATATGCCTATTGTTATGACGGAAGCTGTCGCCAACTTTCCATACTCGAGGAAAT CCATGGCTGAAATCATCTTTGAGTGCTACCAAGCACCAAGTCTCGTCACTGGCATCGACTCTCTCTTCTCATACCGCCACAACAAGGGCGACACAGGCCTTGTCGTATCCTCATCATACAGCTCAACCCATCTCATTCCTATCTACAACCAAAAACCCATGCTAGCTCAAGCTACGAGGTTGAACTGGGGCGGCTGGCACGAGGCGGAATACCTTctcaagctcatcaagcTGAAGTACCACACCGGTTTCCCCGGGAAGCTGAACGCCTCCCAGGCTGAGCAAATGGTGCGGGACTTTTGCTACGTATCTCTAGACTACGACAAGGAACTCTCGGGGTACCTAGAATGGACCGGCCTGGAGGACAGAGAACGCATTGTGCAATATCCTTACACCGAAGAGGTCATTATTCAGAAATCGGAAGAGGAACTTGCACGGATCGCTGAGCGCAAGAAGGAAAGCGGCCGCAGACTACAGGAGCAAGCCGCCAAGATGCGCCTCGAGCGgctgatgaagaaggaagaggagctggaaTACTACAAAGATGTCCAGAGGCGGCTGGTTGACCAGACCAAGAAGGAGACGAAGCGGATCCTCGATGATGCTGAAGTCAAGGACGAGGCACAGCTCGAGAAGATTatcaaggagctggaaaagacAATCAAGAAGCAGCGGACAAAGGACCTGGGTGAAccagaggaggagcaggaagCCCCTGATTTTAGCCTCCTAGACGTGCCGGATGACCAGCTCGACGAGGCGGGGATCAAGCAAAAGAGGCAGCAACGGCTGCTGAAGTCCAACCACGatgcgagggcgagggccagggcggagaaggaagcTGAAAAGGCGAGGATAGCAgaggaggcgaggttggacgaggagaggagaaCGAATGATCTCGAGGCGTGGCTGGAAGACAAGAGGCAGGCGAGGTTGGCGAAGCTGGCGCAGATCAAGGAACGGGATCGGCTGAAGGCTGATTTGGGCAATCGCAAGTCGCTCGCCAGCCAAATACGCATGAAGAACATTGCCAACCTGGCCTCGGACACACCTACGGGCGGGAGCCGCAAGCGGAGGCGCggaggggatgatgatgactttgGGGCGGATGATGCTGACTGGGGTGTTTACCGGTCGGTGGCTATCGGCGCCAACAAGGGGGActctgacgacgacgaggagggggaagaagattTGGAGGCTGCGGTGAGGGCGCTGGAGGCGGACTTGCTGGAGTATGACAAGGATTTTACTTACGAGAACACGCTTGAGGCGCAGAACGACTGGTCCAAGAGTCTGCTGCATGCGTTTCGGTATGGGCCGAGACCGTTTGATCCTTCTAATCCGGCCGAGACGCACAGGCTGCATCTTAATGTGGAACGGATAAGGGTGCCGGAGGTGATTTTTCAGCCGAGCGCGATCGCGGGGGTTGATCAAGCGGGCATTGTGGAGATTGCGGGGGATATTTTGAATCAGAGGctgatggggttgggaggggaggagtaTAGGGATGAGTTTCTGAGGGATGTTTTCCTTACGGGGGGGAATACGTTGTTTGAGAACTTTGACgagaggctgaggagggggttgatggggttgttgcctGCAGGGAGTGAGTTGAGGGTTAGGAGGGCGGGGGATGCGGTGCTGGATGCTTGGAGGGGGGCGGCGGGGTGGGCGGGGACGGGGGAGTgcaggagggcgagggtgacGAGGCAGGAGtatgaggagaaggggggggagtaCATGAAG GAGCATGATTTGGGGAATGCCTTTGCTGGGTAG